In Dromiciops gliroides isolate mDroGli1 chromosome 4, mDroGli1.pri, whole genome shotgun sequence, one DNA window encodes the following:
- the LOC122754108 gene encoding zinc finger protein 615-like isoform X2 produces the protein MFGDPRGRRWAERTEIRPVRKKLGGGDMEDRALLLRDGAQSPPALALPLDRRIENQEGMTFGFLTAKIQESVTFKDVAVDFTWEEWRHLDPAQRDLYKNVMLENYENLVYVGIPVSTTDMISLLEKRDVPWMPEGGVLSGTCPDSLSEKTKFEPKDSNPGQAFCMGISSKIRVCKDTVAWHSKIREASECEVNIEEPKYNQEGQWRKGTVTPRTTYSQVQAPQHNARNIILVSDLVAAWKGLMGENLYKYKSFGKSFSDDFPYLITYNAFSLSKEIFKYAKCKKPFSYHSDLIKFHRIHAGEKRHEQNECGKSKSSGRRSDIIGPQRIYSGEKNIKFYKDEKDFSHKGSLNKHNVIYTRENSFAYNEYGKVFSEKEILTSPLRSHTGEKISEFNECEKTFSHRGNFINQQITHTGGNFVYDECDRSRKEQFLVHQRIHTEEKPFACNKHGTGFQNRLSLITHQKTHSGETSFACNECSKGFKKSRYSTTQHGIHIEEKPFVCHECGKGFRQSAYLIIHQRTHTGEKPFLCNECGKTFTQKASLITHQRTHTGERPFICNECGKTFTQRANLITHYRTHTGERPFACSECEKTFTQKSSLITHYRTHTREKLFACNECGIAFTQKASLITHRGIHSREKQFAPNEYGKAPQKKRLISHRGNHTGEKPFECSECGIGFRYKVNLNIHQRTHTGEKPFACHECGKGFRQSGHLMTHQRTHTGEKPFACSECGKTFTQRSNLNSHQRTHTQEKLFACNECGKTFTQKGSLVTHQRTHTREKQFICNECGTGFLHRVSFIIHKRIHTGEKPYICNECGKGFRQSGHLMIHQRTHTGERPFTCNQCGKTFTQRSNLTSHQRTHTGEKLFSCNECGKAFTQKGSLVTHQRTHTGEKQFVCNDCGTSFLHRVTLIIHKRTHTGEKPYACNECGKGFRQSGHLITHQRTHTGEKPFACNECGKTFTQRANLTSHQRNHSGNKFFTCNECGKAFTQKANLNTHQKTHAREIPFVHSERERSFTHRTKLINYHRTFTE, from the exons ATGGGCAGAAAGGACTGAAATCAGACCCGTGAGAAAGAAGCTGGGAGGAGGTGACATGGAGGACAGGGCCCTCCTACTGCGGGATGGAG CTCAGTCTCCTCCAGCATTGGCTCTTCCCTTAGACAGGAGGATAGAGAACCAGGAGGGAATGACTTTTGGGTTCCTGACAGCAAAGATTCAG GAATCAGTGACATTCAAAGATGTGGCTGTGGACTTCACTTGGGAGGAGTGGAGACACCTGGATCCTGCCCAGAGGGACCTGTATAAGAATGTGATGTTGGAGAACTATGAGAACCTCGTCTATGTGG GAATTCCTGTCTCGACGACAGACATGATCTCTCTGTTGGAGAAGCGAGATGTCCCATGGATGCCTGAGGGAGGAGTCTTGAGTGGCACCTGTCCAG attcCCTTAGTGAGAAGACCAAGTTTGAACCcaaagattcaaatccagggcaGGCCTTTTGCATGGGAATATCATCCAAGATAAGAGTGTGCAAGGATACAGTAGCCTGGCATTCCAAGATTAGAGAAGCAAGTGAATGTGAGGTTAACATAGAAGAGCCGAAGTACAATCAGGAGGGACAATGGAGAAAAGGAACAGTCACTCCCAGAACAACTTACAGTCAAGTACAGGCACCTCAACATAATGCTAGAAATATTATTCTAGTGTCAGACTTGGTTGCAGCATGGAAAGGGCTAATGGGAGAAAATCTCTATAAATATAAGTCCTTTGGAAAGAGCTTCAGCGATGATTTTCCTTATTTAATTACATATAATGCATTCTCCTTAAGTAAAGAAATTTTTAAGTATGCTAAATGCAAAAAGCCCTTTAGTTACCATTCAGACTTAATTAAATTTCATAGAATTCATGCCGGAGAAAAGCGACATGAACAGAATGAATGTGGGAAATCGAAATCCTCTGGCAGAAGATCAGATATTATTGGACCTCAGAGAATTTATAGTGGAGAGAAAAACATCAAgttttataaagatgagaaagatTTCAGCCATAAGGGAAGCTTGAATAAACATAATGTAATTTATACTAGAGAGAATTCCTTTGCCTATAATGAATATGGGAAAGTCTTCAGTGAGAAGGAAATCCTTACCTCACCTCTGAGAAGTCACACTGGAGAAAAAATCTCTGAATTTAATGAATGTGAAAAAACTTTCAGCCACAGGGGAAACTTTATTAATCAGCAGATAACTCATACTGGAGGGAACTTTGTGTATGATGAATGTGACAGGAGTAGAAAGGAACAGTTTCTtgtgcatcagagaattcatactgaaGAGAAACCCTTTGCATGTAATAAACATGGGACAGGCTTTCAAAACAGATTAAGTCTTATTACCCATCAGAAAACTCATTCTGGAGAGACCTCCTTTGCATGTAATGAATGCAGTAAAGGCTTCAAAAAGAGCAGGTATTCTACCACACAGCATGGAATTCACATTGAAGAGAAGCCCTTTGTATGTCATGAGTGTGGGAAAGGCTTTAGGCAGAGTGCATATCTTATTATTcatcagagaactcatactggagagaaaccttttctatgtaatgaatgtgggaaaacctttACCCAAAAGGCAAGCCTTATAACTcatcagagaactcatactggagagagACCCTTtatatgtaatgaatgtgggaaaacttttACACAAAGGGCAAACCTTATTACACATTATAGGACTCATACTGGAGAAAGACCCTTTGCATGCAGTGAATGTGAAAAGACCTTTACCCAGAAGTCAAGCCTTATTACTCATTACAGGACTCATACAAGAGAGAAACTCTTtgcatgtaatgaatgtgggattGCCTTTACCCAGAAGGCAAGCCTTATTACTCATAGAGGAATTCATTCCAGAGAGAAACAGTTTGCTCCTAATGAATATGGAAAAGCCCCTCAAAAGAAAAGACTTATTAGCCATAGAGGAaatcatactggagaaaaaccctttgaatgtagtgaatgtggaaTAGGCTTCCGGTACAAAGTAAACCTTAATATCCATCAAAGgactcatactggagagaaaccatttgCATGTCATGAATGTGGAAAAGGCTTCAGACAGAGCGGACATCTTATGACCcatcagagaactcatactggagagaaaccttttgcaTGTAGTGAGTGTGGGAAAACCTTTACTCAAAGGTCAAACCTTAATAGCCATCAAAGAACTCATACCCAAGAGAAACTCTTTGcttgtaatgaatgtgggaaaacctttACCCAGAAGGGAAGCCTTGTTACTCATCAGAGGACTCATACTAGAGAGAAACAGTTtatatgtaatgaatgtggaacaGGCTTCTTACACAGAGTAAGCTTTATTAtacataagagaattcataccGGAGAGAAACCATAtatatgtaatgaatgtgggaaaggcttTAGACAGAGTGGACACCTCATGATCCATCAGAGGACTCATACTGGAGAGAGACCCTTTacatgtaatcagtgtggaaaaacCTTTACCCAAAGATCTAACCTTACTAGCcatcagagaactcatactggGGAGAAACTTTTTTcatgcaatgaatgtgggaaggcattTACCCAAAAGGGAAGCCTTGTTACTCACCAGAGgactcatactggagagaaacagTTTGTATGTAATGACTGTGGAACAAGTTTCCTTCATAGAGTGACCCTTATTATCCATAagagaactcatactggagagaaaccatatgcatgtaatgaatgtggaaaaggctTCAGACAAAGTGGACACCTCATTACTCATCAAAgaactcatactggagaaaaaccttttgcatgtaatgaatgtgggaaaacctttACACAAAGGGCAAACCTTACCAGCCATCAGAGAAATCATTCTGGAAACAAATTCTTTacgtgtaatgaatgtgggaaggcattTACCCAAAAGGCAAACCTTAATACCCATCAGAAAACTCATGCTAGAGAGATTCCCTTTGTGCATAGTGAACGTGAGAGATCTTTTACTCATAGGACAAAACTTATTAACTATCATAGAACTTTTACAGAATGA